The Marinobacter sp. ANT_B65 genome has a segment encoding these proteins:
- the pyk gene encoding pyruvate kinase, whose product MLRRTKIVATLGPATDSSESLAAIIAAGIDVARLNFSHGSAEEHINRAQRVRQAAAAQGRFVALLADLQGPKLRIARFTDNKVILKAGQTFVLDAAMDKEAGTDERVGIDYEQLIDDVTPGDILVLDDGRIEMEVKSVAEHSITSTVLIGGPLSNNKGLNKRGGGLSADALTEKDKQDIVTAARLGADYVAVSFVRTAEDMHTARRLLKEAGSDAGLVAKIERAELAHDVAALDAVIEASDVVMVARGDLAVEIGDAELVGVQKHIIARARVLDRAVITATQMMESMITSPMPTRAEVSDVANAVMDYTDAVMLSAETAVGDYPVEAVEAMVRICIGAEKHPTMHQSNHRIHESMELVDEAIALSAMYAANHLNGVTAIICMTETGATPRLMSRIKSSLPIFAYSRHHTTQHRVAMYRGVQTIPFDSAKILNEQTNALAIAELVNRKVVSKGDLVVITKGDYVNAQGGTNTMKIVRVGSEIS is encoded by the coding sequence ATGCTCAGGCGTACCAAGATTGTCGCTACCTTAGGCCCCGCCACAGACTCTTCCGAATCGCTGGCTGCCATTATAGCCGCAGGTATTGATGTCGCCCGCCTCAACTTTTCCCACGGCAGCGCAGAAGAACACATCAACCGCGCACAAAGGGTTCGTCAGGCAGCCGCGGCTCAAGGCCGTTTTGTTGCCCTGCTTGCAGACCTGCAGGGCCCCAAACTCCGCATTGCCCGCTTTACTGACAATAAAGTTATCCTGAAAGCAGGGCAAACTTTTGTCCTGGATGCTGCAATGGACAAGGAAGCAGGTACAGACGAGCGTGTAGGCATTGATTATGAACAGCTCATTGATGACGTTACGCCAGGGGACATTCTTGTTCTGGACGATGGCCGCATCGAAATGGAAGTAAAGTCAGTTGCTGAACACAGCATTACATCCACTGTTCTGATCGGCGGCCCGCTCTCAAACAACAAGGGCCTCAACAAACGTGGCGGCGGGCTTTCTGCCGATGCGCTGACCGAGAAAGACAAGCAGGATATTGTCACAGCCGCACGCCTTGGGGCCGACTATGTCGCGGTATCTTTTGTCCGCACTGCCGAAGATATGCACACGGCTCGCCGGCTACTCAAAGAAGCCGGCTCCGATGCCGGCCTGGTCGCAAAAATCGAGCGGGCAGAACTTGCCCACGACGTTGCCGCGCTGGATGCGGTTATCGAAGCGTCAGATGTGGTAATGGTGGCTCGCGGCGATCTCGCCGTCGAAATCGGAGATGCGGAACTTGTAGGTGTGCAGAAACACATTATTGCCCGCGCCCGGGTACTGGATCGCGCCGTCATTACCGCAACCCAGATGATGGAATCCATGATCACCAGCCCTATGCCAACACGGGCTGAGGTATCTGATGTGGCGAACGCTGTGATGGACTACACAGATGCGGTTATGTTGTCTGCAGAGACAGCAGTGGGTGATTATCCGGTAGAAGCTGTAGAAGCAATGGTGCGCATATGTATCGGTGCAGAAAAACATCCGACAATGCACCAGTCCAATCACCGGATTCACGAAAGCATGGAGCTGGTCGATGAAGCTATTGCTTTGTCCGCCATGTATGCGGCAAATCACCTTAATGGTGTCACGGCCATCATCTGCATGACTGAAACTGGCGCGACACCCAGACTGATGTCCCGCATCAAGTCCAGCCTGCCAATCTTTGCATATTCACGGCACCACACTACCCAGCACCGGGTTGCGATGTATCGTGGCGTTCAAACAATACCATTTGATTCGGCAAAGATTCTGAATGAGCAAACCAACGCGCTGGCAATAGCGGAGCTGGTTAACCGGAAAGTGGTAAGCAAGGGCGACCTGGTAGTTATCACCAAAGGTGATTACGTGAATGCCCAAGGTGGAACCAACACAATGAAAATTGTGCGGGTCGGTTCAGAGATCAGCTGA
- the edd gene encoding phosphogluconate dehydratase: protein MHAVVDRVTRRIIDRSRLSRQNYLARMTELKSRSPHRNVLSCGNLAHGFAACHQDDKDTLKLMSKANVAIVSAYNDMLSAHQPYATFPDIIREAAHGMGSVAQFAGGTPAMCDGVTQGQPGMELSLFSRDTIAMSTAVALSHNMFDATLLLGICDKIVPGLLIGALSFGYLPGILVPAGPMPSGLPNKEKQRIRQLYAEGKLGKEELLEAESKSYHSPGTCTFYGTANSNQLLVEVMGLHLPGAAFVNPGTPLRDQLTRAATEQVIRLSRPQGGELGLGDMIDEKSIVNALVALLVTGGSTNHTLHWVAIARAAGIVIDWNDYAELSSVVPSMTRIYPNGEEDVNAFHDAGGTPFLIRELLDAGYLHNDVETVVGHGLERYTRTPAMDGDRLVWQPAPLKSLHPDVLSTASEPFAPDGGLKVLDGNLGRGVIKVSAVAREHHKIEARAVVFNDQNELKAAFDAGDLNKDCIVIVRFQGPKSNGMPELHKLTPYLGVLQDRGFRVGLVTDGRMSGASGKVPAAIHVYPEALEGGPLARVRDGDLISLDADRGTLSVVVDEAEFAEREPARPDLSAYHQDYGRELFGWMRRSVGTAEEGACVFWNHEA from the coding sequence ATGCATGCTGTCGTAGACAGAGTCACCCGGCGAATCATCGATCGCAGTCGACTATCCCGGCAGAATTATCTGGCTCGAATGACTGAACTGAAATCCCGTTCACCGCATCGCAATGTGCTTTCCTGCGGTAATCTTGCCCACGGTTTTGCTGCCTGTCATCAGGATGACAAAGACACACTGAAGCTGATGAGCAAGGCCAACGTGGCCATAGTGTCAGCATACAATGACATGCTCTCCGCGCATCAGCCCTACGCCACCTTTCCGGATATTATCCGTGAGGCAGCTCATGGAATGGGCTCTGTGGCCCAGTTTGCCGGCGGCACACCCGCCATGTGTGACGGGGTAACCCAGGGGCAGCCAGGCATGGAGCTCAGTCTGTTTTCACGGGATACCATCGCCATGAGCACCGCAGTCGCTCTGAGCCACAACATGTTTGATGCCACGCTCTTGCTGGGAATCTGTGACAAGATAGTTCCCGGGCTGCTGATTGGTGCCCTGAGTTTCGGTTATTTGCCCGGTATTCTTGTACCCGCAGGCCCTATGCCTTCAGGACTGCCAAACAAGGAGAAACAACGTATCCGTCAACTCTATGCAGAGGGGAAACTGGGCAAAGAGGAGTTGTTGGAGGCTGAGAGCAAATCCTATCATAGTCCGGGCACCTGCACCTTTTACGGTACAGCCAACAGTAATCAGCTGCTGGTTGAGGTCATGGGGCTGCACCTGCCGGGAGCGGCGTTCGTAAATCCAGGTACACCATTGCGGGATCAACTGACGCGGGCTGCAACGGAACAGGTTATCCGGTTGTCCAGGCCTCAGGGCGGTGAGCTGGGCCTGGGAGATATGATTGATGAGAAAAGCATCGTCAATGCACTGGTAGCACTTCTGGTGACCGGAGGCTCCACGAATCACACGCTGCACTGGGTTGCAATTGCCCGCGCCGCGGGCATTGTGATTGACTGGAATGACTATGCGGAGCTGTCTTCTGTAGTTCCATCCATGACTCGTATCTACCCCAATGGCGAGGAAGATGTGAATGCCTTTCATGATGCCGGAGGCACACCTTTCCTGATTCGTGAACTTCTTGATGCTGGCTACCTGCACAACGATGTAGAGACGGTTGTCGGGCATGGTCTTGAAAGATATACCCGTACACCTGCGATGGATGGTGACAGGCTGGTCTGGCAACCGGCGCCTTTGAAGAGCCTGCACCCGGATGTATTGAGTACGGCTTCTGAACCCTTCGCGCCCGACGGCGGGCTAAAGGTGCTGGATGGCAATCTGGGCCGGGGCGTTATCAAGGTATCTGCCGTTGCGCGGGAACATCACAAAATTGAAGCCCGGGCAGTAGTTTTCAATGATCAGAACGAACTTAAAGCCGCCTTTGATGCCGGTGACCTGAACAAGGACTGTATCGTGATCGTTCGGTTTCAAGGCCCTAAATCAAACGGCATGCCTGAACTGCACAAGTTGACGCCCTATCTTGGAGTATTGCAGGACCGGGGGTTCAGGGTTGGTCTGGTAACTGATGGCCGGATGTCGGGGGCGTCGGGGAAGGTTCCGGCGGCAATTCACGTTTATCCTGAAGCGCTTGAGGGAGGGCCTCTGGCACGGGTTCGTGACGGTGATCTGATATCTCTGGATGCTGACAGGGGAACTTTGTCTGTTGTTGTCGATGAGGCAGAATTTGCAGAGCGTGAGCCGGCCAGGCCGGATTTGTCAGCCTATCATCAGGATTATGGCAGAGAGCTTTTTGGCTGGATGCGGCGTTCTGTGGGCACGGCTGAAGAAGGAGCCTGTGTTTTCTGGAATCACGAAGCATGA
- the glk gene encoding glucokinase, whose protein sequence is MNSAGYALVGDIGGTNARFALVEPGSVQPLATMILSCGDYATLDDAIDHYLTKVDVGSVREACLAVASPVRGTAVKMTNSNWQFDTESVRRQFGWTGFKVINDFAAMALGIPHVVEKNLVHVCGGPGEGCRPRLVIGPGTGLGVSALVPVKNGWIPLVTEGGHVDFAPADDTEMAILKILKARFGRVSVERILCGEGLLNLYRAHAGIQGVGAQLPTPEAITAAAMTSNDSLARHTLNHFCQLLGRVAGNAVLTLGSTGGVYLCGGILPGIQDFLLASPFQQGFEDKGRMRPLLESTPVYLVTEACTGLLGAAEALENPEVQGFGKTHFMQLPG, encoded by the coding sequence ATGAATTCTGCCGGTTATGCGTTAGTCGGCGATATCGGTGGGACCAATGCCCGTTTTGCGCTCGTAGAGCCTGGTAGTGTTCAGCCTCTGGCGACTATGATTCTATCCTGCGGGGATTACGCCACTCTGGATGATGCAATAGATCACTACTTGACGAAAGTTGATGTTGGTTCGGTGCGTGAAGCATGCCTGGCGGTTGCCTCTCCGGTGCGCGGTACTGCCGTGAAAATGACGAATAGCAACTGGCAGTTTGATACTGAAAGTGTACGCAGGCAATTTGGCTGGACAGGGTTCAAGGTAATTAATGACTTCGCTGCGATGGCCCTGGGGATTCCCCACGTTGTGGAAAAAAATCTGGTTCACGTTTGTGGCGGACCGGGTGAGGGTTGTCGTCCACGGCTTGTCATTGGTCCGGGTACAGGACTCGGTGTATCCGCCCTGGTCCCGGTCAAAAATGGCTGGATCCCTCTGGTGACTGAGGGGGGGCATGTAGATTTCGCTCCTGCAGATGACACAGAGATGGCCATTCTGAAAATTCTCAAAGCGAGGTTCGGCCGGGTGTCTGTGGAACGGATTTTATGCGGTGAGGGACTGCTGAACCTCTATCGCGCTCATGCCGGGATTCAGGGTGTAGGTGCACAGCTTCCCACGCCAGAGGCAATTACAGCGGCAGCAATGACATCGAATGATTCACTGGCGCGGCATACTCTCAATCATTTCTGCCAGCTGCTTGGCAGGGTGGCGGGCAATGCGGTCCTGACGCTTGGAAGTACCGGAGGTGTGTATTTGTGTGGAGGTATCCTTCCGGGGATACAGGATTTCCTTCTTGCCAGCCCGTTTCAGCAGGGTTTCGAGGATAAGGGACGCATGCGCCCTCTGCTGGAATCGACGCCGGTTTACCTTGTAACCGAGGCCTGTACAGGCCTTCTGGGCGCAGCGGAGGCTTTGGAGAATCCTGAAGTACAGGGTTTCGGGAAAACGCATTTTATGCAATTGCCGGGGTGA
- a CDS encoding uracil-DNA glycosylase family protein — MNNTLDSLPFDELVRRVRACTICAEALPFGPRPIVQLSPASRILVVGQAPGRRVHETGLPFNDPSGDRLRQWMGITRETFYDDQKLAILPMGFCYPGTGKSGDLPPRPECAPAWRNALLNRLPNIGLTLVIGQYAHAWHIPGGKKSVTENVRNWRHYWPELLPMPHPSPRNNLWLRRNPWFETEVIPELQARVARLFSVEDDR, encoded by the coding sequence ATGAACAATACTCTTGATTCGCTGCCTTTTGACGAACTTGTCCGTCGGGTACGAGCCTGTACTATTTGTGCGGAAGCCTTGCCTTTCGGGCCCCGGCCGATTGTGCAGCTGTCACCGGCGTCGCGAATTCTCGTGGTGGGGCAGGCTCCGGGAAGGCGGGTGCATGAAACAGGTCTGCCATTCAATGACCCCAGTGGGGATCGTCTTCGGCAGTGGATGGGCATCACGCGGGAAACATTTTACGATGACCAGAAACTGGCAATTCTTCCCATGGGGTTCTGTTATCCCGGTACAGGGAAATCCGGTGATTTACCGCCGAGGCCTGAGTGTGCGCCCGCCTGGCGTAACGCCTTACTGAACCGCTTGCCTAATATCGGGCTCACTCTGGTGATAGGTCAGTATGCCCATGCCTGGCACATCCCGGGCGGTAAGAAATCCGTTACGGAAAATGTCAGGAACTGGCGTCATTATTGGCCGGAATTGCTGCCTATGCCCCATCCCAGCCCGCGTAATAATCTGTGGTTGCGTCGGAATCCCTGGTTTGAAACTGAAGTAATTCCTGAACTTCAGGCTCGGGTTGCCAGACTTTTTTCTGTTGAGGATGACAGGTAG
- the glpD gene encoding glycerol-3-phosphate dehydrogenase, whose product MQQQSFDVVVIGGGVNGTGIAMDAAGRGLKVLLCEMNDLASATSSNSSKLIHGGLRYLEHYEFRLVREALTEREALLRNSPHIMWPMRFRLPHQPHLRPGWMIRTGLFLYDHLARRELLPGSRAITFGSDSPLKPEITKGFEYSDGWVDDARLVVLMARKAEQLGASIRPRTCCTKAFREKGGWTIRLQDTISGAETEISSKALVNAAGPWASMLFADTITAPAPKQIRQVKGSHIVVPRLNINDEAYILQNEDERIVFVIPYEEQFSLIGTTDVDYDGDPSLARISQDEIDYLLKIVNTYFRHQITPADIVWSYSGVRPLIDDEEDAQKASRDYSYELDDDGGQAPLVSIFGGKITTYRKLAEVATDKLCEFFPTAGTPWTHDAVLPGGNFNSKASFQVQLKKEFPWLPTELAQRYVRTYGTACRNFLDGTTSVKDMGTLFTGNLYRKEVDYLVSREWAMTAEDILWRRTKQGLYASGTQTRALENYLSSSTEKSLATRA is encoded by the coding sequence TTGCAGCAGCAATCGTTTGACGTCGTCGTTATAGGGGGTGGCGTCAATGGCACCGGAATTGCCATGGATGCCGCAGGGCGGGGCCTGAAAGTCCTGCTCTGTGAAATGAACGACCTGGCCTCTGCTACTTCGTCCAACAGCAGCAAACTGATTCATGGTGGTTTGCGCTATCTGGAACACTATGAATTCAGGTTAGTTCGGGAAGCTCTGACCGAGCGCGAAGCCCTTTTGCGCAATTCACCCCACATTATGTGGCCCATGCGCTTTCGACTCCCCCACCAGCCGCACCTGCGTCCGGGCTGGATGATTCGCACAGGCCTTTTCCTTTACGACCACCTTGCACGGCGAGAGTTGCTGCCCGGTTCACGGGCCATCACCTTTGGTAGTGACAGCCCCCTGAAACCGGAGATCACCAAGGGGTTCGAGTACTCTGATGGCTGGGTAGATGACGCGCGCCTGGTTGTGCTCATGGCTCGCAAAGCTGAACAGCTGGGAGCCTCTATCCGACCCAGAACATGCTGCACCAAGGCCTTTCGTGAGAAAGGCGGCTGGACTATAAGATTACAAGACACTATTTCAGGTGCAGAAACAGAGATCTCTTCAAAAGCGCTAGTGAACGCAGCGGGCCCCTGGGCCAGTATGCTCTTTGCAGACACCATTACTGCCCCGGCTCCGAAACAGATCCGTCAGGTAAAAGGCAGTCACATTGTAGTTCCCCGCCTGAACATCAATGATGAAGCCTATATTCTGCAGAACGAAGATGAACGTATAGTCTTTGTAATCCCCTATGAAGAACAGTTTTCCCTGATAGGCACGACTGACGTGGACTACGACGGGGATCCGTCTCTCGCCCGCATTTCACAGGATGAAATCGACTACCTGTTGAAGATTGTAAACACTTATTTCCGGCACCAGATAACCCCTGCAGACATTGTCTGGTCCTATTCCGGGGTGCGACCGCTCATAGATGATGAGGAAGACGCACAGAAAGCCTCACGGGATTACTCCTATGAACTGGATGACGACGGAGGCCAGGCACCACTGGTGTCAATCTTCGGTGGCAAAATAACCACATACAGGAAGCTGGCAGAGGTCGCAACAGACAAGCTTTGCGAGTTTTTCCCTACCGCTGGCACTCCCTGGACCCATGATGCAGTGCTGCCGGGCGGAAACTTCAACAGCAAAGCATCGTTTCAGGTTCAGCTGAAAAAAGAATTCCCATGGCTGCCTACGGAGCTTGCGCAGCGTTATGTAAGAACCTATGGCACGGCATGCAGAAACTTTCTTGACGGCACCACTTCCGTTAAGGATATGGGGACTCTTTTTACCGGCAACCTGTACCGGAAGGAGGTGGACTATCTCGTATCACGGGAATGGGCAATGACAGCAGAGGACATACTCTGGCGTCGCACCAAGCAAGGGCTTTACGCGTCCGGTACACAGACTCGTGCACTGGAAAACTACCTGTCATCCTCAACAGAAAAAAGTCTGGCAACCCGAGCCTGA
- a CDS encoding ABC transporter substrate-binding protein, with product MNPGKALFAACLLTLAASTVAAETLKIGLNYPQTGRYKDQGLQQRLGAFLAVDEINQAGGVRGQQLELIIRNSRSDPGKGAKNTAELIDVEGAQMVFGGVSSGVAIASGKAARDRNRLYFGTLTYSNATTGSEAHSHMFREPYNAWMTAKVLSQYLNRNHADDDYFYITADYTWGWSVEESVRKFTDTEDTERHAGVKTPFPRAFVNDFQKALSQADASGAKVLMLVLFGEDMVRALNVAYEMGLTKKMQVVVPNLTLGMARQVGPTIMEGVVGGSPWVWNVPYELDYPRGKQFVETFSKRYEMRPSTAAASAYSIVYQYKDAVERAGTTNTQSLIRALEGHRYTFLKDEQYWRDFDHQNVQSVYVVKIKPRETILADPFGSDYFSIVESMQGDNAVQTREEWESRRREAGKPLSL from the coding sequence ATGAATCCCGGAAAAGCACTCTTTGCAGCATGTCTGCTGACCCTTGCTGCAAGCACAGTTGCCGCAGAAACTCTCAAAATCGGCCTGAACTATCCGCAGACTGGCCGCTACAAGGATCAGGGCCTGCAACAGCGGTTGGGTGCATTTCTTGCTGTGGATGAAATCAATCAGGCAGGCGGTGTGAGAGGGCAACAACTGGAACTCATTATCCGAAACAGCCGGAGCGATCCGGGAAAAGGAGCGAAAAATACTGCAGAACTGATTGACGTGGAAGGCGCCCAGATGGTGTTCGGCGGAGTATCCAGCGGCGTCGCCATTGCCTCAGGCAAGGCTGCACGTGACCGCAACCGACTCTATTTTGGCACCCTCACCTACTCCAACGCGACGACCGGAAGCGAAGCACATAGCCATATGTTCCGTGAGCCCTACAACGCCTGGATGACCGCCAAGGTTCTCAGCCAATATCTGAACCGCAATCACGCCGATGATGACTACTTTTATATTACAGCAGACTACACATGGGGCTGGTCAGTTGAGGAATCGGTGCGAAAATTTACCGATACCGAAGACACCGAGCGCCATGCCGGTGTAAAAACGCCGTTTCCCAGAGCCTTTGTGAACGATTTTCAGAAGGCCCTGAGCCAGGCCGACGCAAGCGGCGCGAAAGTATTGATGCTGGTTCTGTTTGGGGAAGACATGGTTCGTGCACTTAACGTGGCTTACGAGATGGGTCTGACCAAGAAAATGCAGGTGGTTGTTCCCAACCTGACACTGGGCATGGCCCGGCAGGTTGGCCCAACCATTATGGAGGGCGTTGTAGGCGGCAGTCCCTGGGTATGGAATGTGCCCTACGAGTTGGACTACCCGCGCGGCAAACAGTTCGTGGAAACTTTCTCTAAACGCTATGAAATGCGGCCATCCACCGCCGCAGCATCCGCTTATAGCATAGTTTATCAGTACAAGGATGCCGTGGAGCGTGCCGGAACAACCAACACCCAGTCATTGATTCGCGCTCTCGAGGGACACAGGTACACGTTTCTGAAAGATGAGCAGTACTGGCGTGATTTTGACCACCAGAATGTACAGTCCGTTTATGTGGTCAAAATCAAACCCCGGGAAACGATTTTGGCCGATCCGTTCGGCTCGGATTACTTCAGCATCGTCGAGTCGATGCAGGGCGATAACGCTGTTCAGACCCGGGAAGAGTGGGAGTCCCGACGCAGAGAGGCAGGCAAGCCGCTGAGTTTGTAA
- a CDS encoding methylated-DNA--[protein]-cysteine S-methyltransferase, with translation MSGKNAVGETIAWQTGHCYLGEVLVARTSMGVCAVLPGGSPEELVVELARRFPNAILEHANNSRADWFSDVMNYLIDSRKPLSVQLDLRGTDFQCRVWRALQEIPSGSSASYGEIARRMGIPSASRAIAGACAANPLAVVVPCHRILRSDGSLSGYRWGVRRKQAVLSHEQGLSER, from the coding sequence ATGTCGGGCAAAAATGCAGTAGGTGAAACTATCGCCTGGCAGACAGGTCATTGTTACCTCGGTGAGGTTCTGGTCGCGCGTACATCAATGGGTGTATGTGCCGTGTTACCAGGTGGATCTCCGGAGGAGCTGGTCGTGGAACTCGCCCGTCGATTCCCGAATGCCATACTTGAACATGCTAATAATTCCCGGGCTGACTGGTTTTCTGATGTTATGAATTACCTGATTGACAGCCGCAAGCCGCTGTCAGTGCAGCTTGACCTTCGAGGTACGGATTTCCAGTGCAGAGTCTGGCGTGCACTCCAGGAGATCCCCTCTGGCAGTTCCGCCAGTTATGGGGAAATTGCCCGGCGCATGGGGATACCTTCAGCCTCAAGAGCTATAGCCGGTGCATGTGCTGCCAACCCGTTGGCTGTTGTTGTTCCGTGCCATCGTATCCTTCGTAGCGATGGCAGCCTTTCCGGGTATCGCTGGGGGGTCAGGCGTAAGCAGGCAGTATTAAGTCACGAACAAGGGTTGTCTGAGCGTTAA
- a CDS encoding FAD:protein FMN transferase has product MEINKFMKSLANSREACLRPLLWFLLLAFSSSEAHAQWYKYSDTAMTTPVELEFWFSDQSAADAVAEEVLAVFHQVDRNMSRYREDSELSGLNRHGADNPVKVSPGLFRVLKKAREVSELSGGAFDVSFGSVGYLYDYRAHQQPSEEDIRSRLGHIHYQDVVLNEDTHTVFYRQKGLLVDLGGIAKGYAVDLGIERLVRAGVRHARLSAGGDLRLLGDKRGTPWIVGVRDPRSEDRSAVVLPLENVAISTSGDYERFFINDQGERVHHILSPGTGKSVRGVQSVTIIGDNALTTDGLSTAVFVLGPEKGLEMIERLPGIDAIIIDDKRVMHFSEGLAPPES; this is encoded by the coding sequence ATGGAAATAAACAAATTCATGAAGTCCCTGGCTAACAGCCGCGAGGCCTGTTTGCGGCCACTCCTGTGGTTTCTGCTACTGGCTTTTTCGTCGTCTGAAGCCCATGCCCAATGGTACAAGTACTCGGATACCGCGATGACAACGCCGGTAGAGCTGGAATTCTGGTTCAGTGATCAGAGTGCAGCGGATGCCGTGGCTGAAGAAGTTCTGGCGGTATTTCATCAGGTTGACAGGAACATGAGTCGTTATCGGGAAGATTCCGAACTCTCCGGTCTTAATCGCCACGGGGCAGATAACCCGGTAAAGGTCAGTCCCGGTCTTTTTCGGGTATTGAAAAAAGCGCGTGAAGTGTCCGAACTCAGCGGCGGGGCATTTGATGTCAGCTTCGGGTCCGTCGGCTATCTTTACGATTACAGGGCGCACCAGCAACCATCAGAGGAAGATATCCGGTCACGGCTTGGCCATATCCATTATCAGGATGTGGTCCTGAATGAAGACACGCACACGGTTTTCTATCGTCAGAAAGGCCTGTTGGTTGATCTTGGAGGCATTGCCAAAGGTTATGCGGTAGATCTGGGTATTGAGCGCCTTGTGCGTGCAGGTGTCCGCCACGCGCGGCTCAGTGCCGGTGGTGATTTGCGTCTTTTGGGGGACAAACGTGGAACCCCATGGATTGTGGGTGTCCGGGATCCGCGCTCGGAAGATCGCAGTGCTGTTGTGCTACCACTGGAAAATGTCGCCATATCCACGTCAGGTGATTATGAGCGGTTTTTTATCAATGATCAGGGTGAACGTGTTCATCACATACTTTCGCCAGGCACTGGTAAATCTGTACGTGGAGTGCAGAGCGTTACGATCATTGGTGACAATGCGCTGACAACGGACGGGTTGTCTACTGCAGTTTTTGTGCTGGGTCCTGAGAAGGGTCTCGAGATGATCGAAAGGCTACCCGGTATCGATGCGATTATCATAGATGATAAGCGGGTAATGCACTTTTCTGAGGGGTTGGCACCCCCGGAATCATGA
- a CDS encoding general secretion pathway protein GspF: MLIRKSRKRPLANGEPLLHDDHSRPRTRREFIAQGMMAGTATVFGASLFSLFANPRMAAAALSPDLEGLKNSCGIAVQGAGKIPFICFDLAGGASIAGSNVLLGKSGGQMDFLSTAGYSKLGLPGDMLPNDPAFVNEEMGLAFHSDSAFLRGIQQSTSAGTRAATNGAIIAARSENDTGNNPHNPMYGIHKAGADGSLLSLVGSRSTESGGNSLAPMSLINPQVRPTKIDQPSDVTGLVDVGDLIGILDQKDAVAVMESIQRISDKKMSKVNTRITTDEAVKELVRCGYIKSADLADRFGNPAALDPMADTDIVGPGGIFSSAEFDSNSEFRKTASVMKLVLNGYAGAGTITMGGYDYHTGERATGERRDEQAGRCMGACLEYAARVGMPLMLYVFSDGSNSSNGRIDDSEDGRGKGEWTGDNQQTAASFFLVYNPAGRPVAARNQIGFMRADGSVETASSPAANNVNQLVQTVLLNYMALHGEQGDFASTFMGHGLGNAASQDRLIAFENIVSGTIPPQP, from the coding sequence ATGCTTATTCGTAAATCCCGTAAACGGCCCCTGGCCAATGGAGAGCCCCTCTTACACGATGATCACTCGCGGCCACGTACGCGCAGAGAGTTCATTGCTCAGGGCATGATGGCAGGCACCGCAACCGTATTTGGCGCCTCATTGTTCAGTTTGTTCGCAAATCCCAGGATGGCGGCTGCTGCACTTTCTCCGGATCTGGAAGGCCTGAAGAACAGTTGCGGCATTGCTGTACAGGGCGCAGGCAAGATCCCCTTTATCTGTTTTGATCTGGCAGGCGGGGCCAGCATTGCCGGTTCCAACGTACTACTGGGCAAATCCGGTGGTCAGATGGACTTTCTGAGCACTGCGGGCTATAGCAAACTGGGTCTGCCCGGTGACATGCTGCCAAACGACCCAGCCTTTGTGAATGAAGAAATGGGTCTGGCATTCCATTCCGACAGTGCATTTCTGCGCGGCATCCAGCAAAGCACCAGCGCTGGCACCCGTGCCGCTACTAATGGCGCAATAATCGCCGCACGTTCAGAAAACGACACTGGCAACAATCCTCACAACCCCATGTACGGCATCCACAAAGCCGGCGCGGATGGGTCTTTACTTTCCCTGGTCGGCTCCCGAAGTACTGAATCCGGAGGTAACTCTCTGGCACCCATGAGTCTGATCAACCCCCAGGTAAGGCCCACCAAGATTGACCAGCCATCCGATGTAACCGGCCTGGTAGACGTGGGTGATCTGATTGGCATTCTTGACCAGAAAGATGCTGTAGCGGTTATGGAATCCATACAGCGCATCAGCGATAAAAAAATGAGCAAGGTGAATACCCGCATCACTACAGATGAAGCGGTAAAAGAACTGGTTCGCTGTGGCTATATCAAGAGCGCCGACCTTGCAGACCGCTTCGGCAATCCGGCAGCACTCGACCCTATGGCCGATACCGACATCGTCGGACCAGGTGGAATATTTTCAAGCGCAGAATTCGATAGTAACAGTGAGTTCCGCAAAACAGCCTCTGTCATGAAGCTGGTGCTTAACGGCTATGCAGGAGCTGGCACCATCACCATGGGTGGCTATGATTATCACACTGGCGAGCGGGCAACAGGTGAACGAAGGGATGAACAGGCTGGCCGATGCATGGGTGCGTGCCTGGAATACGCTGCACGGGTAGGAATGCCACTGATGCTGTATGTATTCAGTGATGGATCCAACTCCAGTAACGGCCGGATCGATGATTCTGAGGACGGCCGTGGCAAAGGCGAGTGGACCGGTGATAACCAGCAGACCGCCGCTTCATTTTTCCTTGTATACAACCCGGCCGGGCGCCCGGTTGCCGCACGTAACCAGATTGGCTTCATGCGTGCTGATGGCTCCGTGGAAACAGCATCAAGCCCGGCTGCAAATAACGTAAACCAGCTCGTCCAGACCGTTTTGCTCAACTACATGGCACTGCACGGTGAACAGGGGGACTTCGCTTCAACGTTTATGGGCCATGGACTGGGCAATGCAGCCAGTCAGGACAGGCTAATTGCTTTTGAAAATATCGTCAGCGGTACAATTCCGCCTCAACCCTGA